ATGATCGTCAACTCCCTGACCAACATCGGAGCCTCTTTCATCATTGCCTTCTACTTCAGTTGGAAGTTAACGTTGGTTATCATGTGCTTCCTGCCTCTCATTGGCCTATCTGGACTTTTCCAAGCCAAAATGCTGACAGGTTTTGCAAATGAAGACAAGAAAGCCATGGAGGACGCCGGCCAGGTCCGTGTTCCCAACATGATAGCAAACCCCAGAAGGAACTTCCATGCCTTTTTCCTAAGATGAAATGTTTGGCAGGTGTCTTCTGAAGCTCTTGCCAACATCAGAACCATCGCAGGTTTGGCCAAAGAGAGTTTCTTTGTGGACTCTTACGAGCAGAAACTTGAATCTCCTTACAAATCTGCCAAGAAGAAAGCCAACATCTACGGGCTGTTTTTCGGCTTGTCGCAGTGTGTCATCTTCATGGCGTACGCAGCTTCCTTTCGATACGGCGGCTACCTGGTTGGCTCCGAGGGGCTGCACTACATGATCGTTTTCAGGTTGGTTAGCGTCACGTCTGCCTGTGTCACGCCCCCTGTTTCACGGTCTGTGCGTGTCCTGTGGTGTGCGATGATTGACAAGTGCTGATATCTGCTTACTTCCAGGGTGATATCAGCTGTGGTGATTAGCGGGACTTCGCTTGGCAGAGCTTCATCCTTCACGCCGGATTACGCTAAAGCCAAGACTGCCGCTGCTCAGTTCTTCAAACTGTTGGATCGGACGCCGAAAATCAGCATCAGCAGCACAGATGGAGAGAAATGGGTTGGTCCATTAAAATGACACGTGGGGagctcatattcatattcacattcacattcacattcacattcacattcacattcacattcacattctgattctgattctgattctgattctgattctgattctgattctgatacaTTCATTGTcacttaaatcaggggtgttcaaaggtTTTCTATCGAGGGCACATAGGGCCACaaaactttgccactttgatattttgtaaatatgctaaggactaaatactgtattttctggacttctaagtcgctccggagtttAAGTTGCACaacaccaaaaatgcataattaggtagaaaaaaaaaacgcactggATTAtatgtcgcattttttgtgggtaatttattttacaaacgacTTGACCGAAACAGATATCACGTGAGTAAGGCAAGTtccaacattaataaaagactagagaacaggctgaataggtaatatataataaatatatttacataataatttacataataaaataagatatgctaacacaatagttattaAGCTACACGGAACATagacatgaacagaaaaggcaTCCAGGCGTTcagccttattattattattattattattattattatcaatggtgtttttttaattcctaATTTCTTCTGAAATCCTCTTGTACGTTTCAAGAAAagaaactgcatctcagctttgtgatggaggagaaaaaaggcctattattaatatcaatgtCACTCAATATTTCTAATTTCTTCTGAAATCATACGttttctttattcccataatatagacactttattcccatatcccAATATTTCCTACCTAATTTTCTAAAGGGctatattttctttgttttatataatattacaacttaaaaaaagaaTCACTGGCTCAGCTTTTGAGTTGCCACTTTTGTGAAGATGATTTGTCTTCCGCCATTAGGACGACTTCAAGGGGGAAATCAAGTTCGCCCGTTGTACTTTCACCTATCCGACACGCCCGGATGTGTGCGTGCTGAAGGGCCTGCTGGTTTCTGTGAAGCCCGGTCAGACCTTGGCGTTTGTGGGAAGCAGCGGCTGCGGGAAAAGCACCAGCGTTCAGCTCTTGGAGAGGTTCTACGACCCTGATGAAGGGCAAGTGGTGGGTGCATCCCTGGGAGCGTTCCCCTTTAATGAAGTGGGCCACGCCTCCTGATGTCCGCTTGTCTTTGCAGCTGATCGACGGCCGCCCCTCCCGGTCCGTCAACGTGCCCTTCCTGAGATCTCAGATCGGCATCGTGTCCCAGGAGCCCGTCTTGTTCGACTGCAGCATCGCGGAGAATATTCAGTACGGGGACAACACACGGCACGTCAGCATGGAGGAGATTGTTGAGGCGGCCAAGAAAGCCTACCTTCATGACTTTGTGATGACACTACCGCACGTAAGAGCAAACTTACTGCATTTAAgggcgatgatgatgattccTTCATGTTGCAGCAAAGCGGCTTGGCTGCAGGATCCACCATCAACCCCCCCTTTGACCCAACTTGCGAAAAGCTTTCAAATTCAAACTTCTCTGTGTTATATTTAAAGGGACTTGTTTACAACAGAACCTGAACCGCAGCTATGAGACTCTCTCTTTGTATGGCacactcttctccagcagatatctgcagctgtgtgtcgggCGGACAgcacattaaaagaaaaacattaattgaattattatttatcatgtgacacataaacacatgtctttttttttcttttgttctaAAGATATAGAAGAGATAGAGATAAAAAGAGTgttttgaacattcattcattttctaccgcttttcctcacgggggtcgcgggggtgctggagcctatcccagctgtcttcgggcgtaaggcggagtacaccctggactggtggccagccaatcacagggcacatatagacaaacaaccattcacactcacattcatacctatggacaatttggagtcgccaattaacctagcatgtttttggaatgtgggaggaaaccggagtaacccccacgcatgcacggggagaacatgcaaactccatacagagatgcccgagggtggaattgaaccctggtctcctagctgtgaggtctgtgcgctaacccctagaccaccgtgccgctctgTTTTGAACATTTAATGCTAAATATGTTCTACTTTGTAGTGCTGTAAACTTTAATTTTTCATaatgaacaataaataataatgtataataaacattttctggttagcatacaatatggtgtGCATCCTTCTGCagaaataataatgctaatacgTTTTTCCATTACTGTATATGCaggcatatatacatatatgtatattggaTAGTGTTTGGTGCATGCTTCAAACTATGAAGTACTACATTTGtgtttctggaatggattcaaaTGAAAATGATTGAGTCTCGGTTtgagaattaattaattaattaattaattaatgacgcAAATGAATGCATTTGTTGTCTAATGGGCAGGGTGCTGCGTTGCAATGTGATTAGCATTTTGAAGGAACGCTGTGCAAAAGCAACTTCAAATGCAAAACATTTTCCCTGTCATGGAAATATACATGACAAAGATTCAGGACTTGTTAGCTTCTTGTTAGCACTGATTTCATTGTCCATATATGGCCATGGTTTTCTTTATGCATCAACATTTTGGATGAATTCAGCATTACAGCTGCTAACTGTATACTTTTGAAACACCTGGCAGAAATATGACACCCAGGTGGGCGCACAAGGCTCCCAGCTCTCAAGAGGACAAAAACAACGAATTGCCATCGCCAGGGCTATCGTGCGAAACCCCAGGATCCTGCTTCTAGATGAAGCCACTTCTGCTCTGGACACAGAGAGCGAGAAGGTAACACCCGTCATAATGCACAAACATTTTGATTATCTTTCTCAAGGGACACAACGCTAGAAATGAAACTTGGTTATAAATGAGagcagtcagtgtacagctttaTAGCTTTCATACAGATGAAGTCGAAAACATTCAAAAAATGCTCCAACGTTTCTATTCTgcagtattgtcccttgagaagattgAGAAGCATGTGAGCGGTTCCGCATGTTTGTGAGATAGGTCATGCGTGATGTTTCTCCACAGACCGTCCAGTCTGCGCTGGATGACGCCAGGAAAGGTAGAACGAGCATCGTCATCGCTCACCGCCTCTCCACCATCCAGAACGCTGACATCATCGCGGTGATGTCGCATGGCGTGGTCATAGAACAAGGAACACACCATCAGCTGATGGCCGAGACCGGCGCCTACTACAAGCTGGTCACGACTGGAGCCCCTATCAGCTAGAACCGCAAGCAGGTGCTTCCTGTATGCTAACTACAGTTTTAGCATCAGTATCGTTATTTTGTTTAACGGTTAAAAGTATTTATTTGATCTGTTTTTTATAGAGATGTCAAATGATTAATTTTGTAAACCAgattaattaaatcaaattaattaatcatgattaatcattaattaatgtttgaaacatgcccatttttactgtatttttattggcAAATTTAAAGATTTAGATTGACATTTTAAAGACAAATTGTATGACAggattatgtatatttgtatgtattaacagcgccaacattttaatcaaatattaGAGATGGCACACATGTCTGAACATCTGTTTACCTAACactgttttatttaattctcacctgaagtcagctgggataggctcctgcataccccCATCCAtaaggtggatggatggatggatggatggttcctaGCAGTTAGCAACCTACCATCTCAGCTATAAGCAGCACACTAAACACACAATAGCATGCTTTCAATAGCATGAATTAGTGGCAGTGGCTAACTTGTAGTAGCATGTTTAATGTTATCTGACTTATTGATATGATATGTCTTAATTTCCTCATGTCAGCCTGAtaattatcccccccccccccccccccaataaaaaTGATTGCACTAGATCActaaaaataaagctaacaaCTGGTCGGCccgctcatctttgcagaattgttgttaTTCAGCCACATTgcaggcttttccagcatgaagcaccattgtcaccaacagatggcccaGAGACAATCCTACAAAGACCAAGATGCTCTTGAAGGTAACACACATGAACGCTGGGAGAGAGAGCGACACAAGTGACCACCCACTATTTGAAAATGAGATTGAGACTCAATTGAGTCTCCCAAAACAGCCGCCCATACCATCTCGTGCCCACACTGTGACTCAGATGGAACCACAGATGGAAATAATGTCACCCATGGTGGAAATGAGCCAAGGAAGTCCCGGTATTCCCGGTAGTTGTTCTGGATGTAATATATATAAGCAGCACAGCGCTACTATAGAGAAAATCCATCTCAGGTTGACTGGTTAGGATGGAGAGatctccttcttcagcacaGCATCACTTGTCAGATAGCTTTATATCCATTCctacatcatcataataaatcATTCAAGCCATGGCAGCTACAACCTCATTGCTTTGACACGTTACAAAAACAGTTTGTTCCCCAGCCGTGCAGCCATTAGATGTCTTACACACCATTTATAGAACACCAGTTAAACATTAGCCACTGTAAACACTACACCTAACCTCATTTATTCTCCTTCATCCCTGCCCATCTGGTACCTAGCAACAAGCTAGGGGTAGGGAACCTACGGCTCGGGAGCCAGAATCAGCTCCTTTGATGACTTCATCAGGACAATCACCAACAAATATAGTGTTTCCCTCCGATAACCAAACAGTCAGCTAGCTAATTCTGCACAGAAAGCCTTTCGCTGAAGATGATGGCCAAAACAAAGAACGATGAGTATCttatttattagcatttattagcttcagtatgaaaatgttattaaaaaggTGAAATTCAGAGACtattgttatatataaaattgcatttagttgcagtgtttttttagataaaaaaacaccacacaaCTTTAAAACATTCCTCTCCTTTTCAGCAACATAATTGGTGAATGAGGCACATTCTCATGcatcatgcacacacatagtTGACAACACCTCAATAAGTAAGCAGCGGATATACATTTTCGTgtagattgattttttttactgcaacATATAGCCAAATATGCACTCAGTACGTTTGTATAATATTTTGGAGGTAAAAACCGTGAGAACGGCACACATATACGGTATTTTTTCTGTGGTTTTACATGACTTATAGCTACTGTACGAATACTCTTGTTTACCCCCATTTCTCTGGAGAAGGGCTGacagcaacaggaagtgacgtgttTAACACCCATGTGACGCTGATgtaaaagtaaatgtaaaatgCAATGTCAATGTTTTCACTATACTGTTAATATACAAACGACttgaataagaataaatttattgtaaaaaaaaataaaatatgaacgCAGTGCATAAGGAAGTGGTGCTTGACGTCACTTCCGGTGTCTCGGTGCGCCTCCATTAGTAAACAACCCGCGGAATTTTGAAAGTAGCATCCGGATAGACGTTCGTATTTAAGGTATATTCTCTTTGAAGCCAGATTTGATCGTGAACGCATCACGCATGCGTTCAAAATACTCAATGTTGGGCTCGTTTAAGTAACAAGGGTGCATGTATTGTTTACGGAACGTTAGGTGCTAATAACATGCTAATAACTAGCTAGGCTTCCCTGTTAGCTTGCGTGCTAAAAACACAGATTCAGCTCTTTAAATACGCTATGTATGTTAATGTGTCATGTATGTTAATACATAAATTATGTATTGCCGGTCGtcgcttttttttaattccagccTTCGTCTGAATTGGTTTGTTTAGTTGGTTTTTTGACATGTGAAGATGTTGCTATCCACCCCACAGCCCTCCCGACCAGACCATGACGTCCATCACTGATAAGAACATCATCGAGGGCTTTGCCAACGCAATGGAGGAGACCCACAACAAACAACTGAAAGCATACACCGAGATCACCGAGGCCACCGCCCAGCGGAGCCAGTCCCACAGGCACTTGGTCAGATCTGCACTTGGTATGGcgcctcatcctcctcatcctcatctgaTTAGGAACTGATCGGAATGCGTAATAAGGACTTGAACATTTTCAACAGATACATGTTTGGAGAAATGTGAGAGTGACAAAAGGCTGTTTGACTCCGTAGAAGAATTTCAAAAGGGTGAGTTGCTCAAGAGTACATACTTCAGACATGTAATGGTACGCTTGGACAGTAAAAATGACATCTAGTATTAATGTAATATACATACcttaccttgtacttcggtgcgtgacaaaataaaattaaaaaaaatacttaaactatattaggaaagcaggaagtgaacaaataaaaataaaataaaaatcatgccTTGTTATGACATCACCGTCTTTCTTCCCTAGATCTGCAGCATAAGAACGCGTCATTGAAGGAGAAGCGGCACGCTATTGCAGAAGTTACATCTGATGTTGAGCAGAAGGAAATACAGAAGGACACGATTATCGAGAGGATTGAGAAGCTGAAAGCAGAACAAGCTCAGCAAAAAGAGCGTAAGCTGTTGGATCGGCGGGCAATGGCTCGTTTATTGTTTTGGATCGTTGACATCTCTTCCCTGTGTTATCCACTCCGTTCTCAGTCATTGAGTCTCAGCATAAAGCCAACAAGAACCGCCTGAAGAACCTGCAGAAAGCCAGATATGTCTTTCAGGATCATTTGGGGATGGAAATACGAACCATCTGCGGCACGGAGCCCCAAGTTTCCGGTATGTCGTATCGGTGGTCTCACCATCTTGAAATTCTTATCAAAGTCGACATCACAtatcgtgtgttttttttccgtctTTGTAAAGGTAAAAGGTTCCAGTTTGTGTTCCGGAATATCAACCCATCTGATCTGAACAGTGCCTACATTATCACAATGAGGATCACAGAAGACGGCGCATATCAGAGTAAGTCCCGATGCAGGACGCTCCAGTTTGGATTTATAGGTAGCTACGCATTTCGATTTTTAGAGCGGAGGTCAGTGTCGTTTGGGACAAGTTGGCAGTTTATAAAAATACTTGGAAACTTTACACTTGCACGTTCACCCGTACCGTTGAATCCACTTCCACAAGTCCTCCTTTGGTTTCAGC
This is a stretch of genomic DNA from Doryrhamphus excisus isolate RoL2022-K1 chromosome 9, RoL_Dexc_1.0, whole genome shotgun sequence. It encodes these proteins:
- the spc25 gene encoding kinetochore protein Spc25; translated protein: MTSITDKNIIEGFANAMEETHNKQLKAYTEITEATAQRSQSHRHLVRSALDTCLEKCESDKRLFDSVEEFQKDLQHKNASLKEKRHAIAEVTSDVEQKEIQKDTIIERIEKLKAEQAQQKELIESQHKANKNRLKNLQKARYVFQDHLGMEIRTICGTEPQVSGKRFQFVFRNINPSDLNSAYIITMRITEDGAYQTVSSDPVLENLPALERRLQETNSLPVFLANIRKEFISQVR
- the abcb11a gene encoding bile salt export pump isoform X3; its protein translation is MQVKASETTAFVGPSGSGKSTAVQLIQRFYDPKSGKVTLDGHDIRSLNIKWLRSLIGIVEQEPVLFATSIAENIRFGKPGVTMDEIIQASKEANAYDFIMELPQKFDTLVGEGGGQMSGGQKQRIAIARALIRNPKILLLDMATSALDNESEAVVQKALDQVRVGRTTITVAHRLSTIRKADVIIGFERGQAVEKGTHNQLLQKEGVYFTLVTLQNQGVSNTAHASASGDTEENVEVKVRSFSRGSRRSSKRSSIRLRSHSNLSSDYGPDTVPGSLSILSGQKILPDTAESEEDEDQHPETAPVTRILKYNKSEWPYMLLGSLGAAVNGSVNPIYAVLFSQILGTFALGDVNEQRKQINGICLLFCVVAVTSFLSQFLQGFAFAKSGELLTRRLRKLGFQAMLRQEIGWFDDLRNSPGALTTRLATDASMVQGATGSQIGMIVNSLTNIGASFIIAFYFSWKLTLVIMCFLPLIGLSGLFQAKMLTGFANEDKKAMEDAGQVSSEALANIRTIAGLAKESFFVDSYEQKLESPYKSAKKKANIYGLFFGLSQCVIFMAYAASFRYGGYLVGSEGLHYMIVFRVISAVVISGTSLGRASSFTPDYAKAKTAAAQFFKLLDRTPKISISSTDGEKWDDFKGEIKFARCTFTYPTRPDVCVLKGLLVSVKPGQTLAFVGSSGCGKSTSVQLLERFYDPDEGQVLIDGRPSRSVNVPFLRSQIGIVSQEPVLFDCSIAENIQYGDNTRHVSMEEIVEAAKKAYLHDFVMTLPHKYDTQVGAQGSQLSRGQKQRIAIARAIVRNPRILLLDEATSALDTESEKTVQSALDDARKGRTSIVIAHRLSTIQNADIIAVMSHGVVIEQGTHHQLMAETGAYYKLVTTGAPIS